The following proteins are co-located in the Primulina tabacum isolate GXHZ01 chromosome 11, ASM2559414v2, whole genome shotgun sequence genome:
- the LOC142518127 gene encoding mitochondrial pyruvate carrier 4-like codes for MATSKLHALWNHPAGPKTIHFWAPTFKWGISIANFADFSKPPEKVSYPQQVAVTATGLIWSRYSTVITPKNWNLLSVNVVMAGTGIYQLTRKIRHDYFNEEQAVVAKE; via the exons ATGGCTACCTCGAAACTTCATGCTCTGTGGAACCACCCAGCTGGCCCTAAAACAA TTCATTTCTGGGCACCAACCTTCAAGTGGGGCATTAGCATAGCCAATTTTGCTGACTTCAGCAAACCGCCGGAGAAAGTTTCATATCCCCAGCAAGTTG CTGTGACTGCAACTGGACTAATATGGTCGCGTTACAGCACAGTTATTACTCCT AAGAATTGGAACCTTCTTAGTGTAAACGTTGTGATGGCTGGTACTGGCATTTACCAGCTTACCCGAAAAATTCG GCACGATTACTTCAACGAGGAGCAAGCTGTTGTAGCTAAAGAATGA
- the LOC142518125 gene encoding phosphoribosylglycinamide formyltransferase, chloroplastic-like, whose amino-acid sequence METQAAQLRNPFSSAIPSIRSSKIQSVALFSSEIRGPSWVSFKIHHSFYPHPFSKRNLHFINNVVRLESKGSLDVGNDNPVSETRKRSLAVFVSGGGSNFRSIYEASLSGSVHGDIAVLVTNKPECGGAVFAREKGIPVLIFPKPKDAQEGLSAEDLVTTLRSYRVDLVLLAGYLKLIPAELIRAFPKSMLNIHPSLLPAFGGKGYYGMKVHKAVIASGARYSGATIHFVDEQYDTGRILAQRVVPVLAYDTPEELAERILHEEHKLYVEVVSALCEDRITWREDGVPLIRENPHDYT is encoded by the exons ATGGAAACCCAGGCAGCTCAATTACGAAACCCTTTCAGTTCAGCTATTCCATCGATTCGATCTTCTAAAATCCAGTCAGTTGCTCTCTTTTCATCCGAAATCCGTGGTCCCAGCTGGGTTTCTTTCAAAATTCATCATTCTTTTTATCCTCACCCATTCTCGAAAAGAAATTTGCACTTTATAAATAACGTCGTGAGACTTGAGAGTAAAGGGAGCCTCGATGTAGGAAACGATAACCCAGTCTCAGAAACAAGAAAGAGAAGTTTGGCGGTTTTTGTATCTGGCGGAGGCTCCAATTTCAGGTCCATCTATGAGGCAAGTCTTAGTGGGTCTGTTCACGGTGATATCGCTGTTTTGGTCACCAATAAACCCG AATGTGGAGGGGCGGTATTTGCCCGTGAGAAGGGTATCCCTGTTCTTATTTTTCCTAAACCGAAAGATGCACAAGAGGGTTTGTCTGCAGAAGACCTTGTAACTACTCTAAG ATCCTACAGGGTAGATTTAGTTCTTTTGGCTGGTTATCTAAAACTTATTCCCGCCGAGTTGATCCGAGCATTTCCAAAATCGATGTTGAATATTCATCCATCACTTCTTCCAGCGTTTGGTGGCAAAGGATATTATGGTATGAAGGTGCATAAAGCAGTCATTGCTTCAGGGGCCAG gtATTCTGGTGCTACAATCCATTTTGTTGATGAACAATATGATACGGGTCGTATCCTTGCCCAAAGGGTAGTTCCTGTGCTTGCTTATGACACACCTGAAGAGCTAGCTGAAAGGATTCTCCACGAG GAGCATAAATTATATGTTGAGGTAGTCTCAGCATTATGTGAAGACCGAATCACCTGGCGCGAAGATGGTGTCCCTCTTATCAGAGAAAACCCTCATGATTATACCTAG
- the LOC142518126 gene encoding blue copper protein 1a-like produces MKMARVVLKVFALLVVAFCGKEVLAQTHHVVGGDDGWSSDLNVSSWLTGRVFRVGDKIWFRSLAVEDTIAELQSLEEFMSCDITNPIRMYTDGLNNVTLEKEGTRYFTSGNIENCKNGMKLPVPVQPEPPTQPQPLPPIQPEPPLVPTPPEPVPIHPPFATPPPPPPPSAATTPSNVLSFVCYGLFLSYFAL; encoded by the exons ATGAAAATGGCTCGAGTCGTGCTCAAGGTATTTGCCCTTCTTGTTGTTGCCTTCTGTGGGAAAGAGGTTTTAGCCCAGACACACCATGTCGTCGGAGGGGATGATGGTTGGAGCTCCGATTTGAACGTCAGCTCCTGGTTGACTGGTCGGGTTTTCAGGGTTGGTGACAAAATAT GGTTTAGGAGCCTGGCAGTAGAAGACACCATTGCAGAGCTTCAAAGCCTTGAGGAATTCATGTCCTGCGATATCACAAACCCCATCAGAATGTATACTGATGGACTAAATAACGTTACACTGGAAAAGGAAGGTACCAGATATTTCACCAGTGGAAACATCGAAAACTGCAAAAACGGGATGAAGCTACCCGTCCCAGTTCAGCCTGAACCACCCACACAACCGCAGCCTTTGCCGCCCATTCAGCCAGAACCACCATTGGTGCCAACACCACCGGAGCCGGTTCCGATTCATCCCCCTTTCGCCACTCCACCTCCGCCTCCGCCTCCATCTGCAGCCACCACCCCTTCGAATGTGCTTTCTTTTGTGTGCTACGGGTTGTTCCTTTCCTACTTTGCCCTgtag
- the LOC142518124 gene encoding transcription initiation factor IIF subunit alpha-like — protein sequence MPIDLILKPSCSGCGSTVDLYGSTCKHLTLCLTCGKAMAENRAKCYECGTPVTRLLREYNVRASSSSIKNHFIGRFPTGVPNFKKKTENKWSLQKEGLQGRQVTDAMREKYKNRPWLLEDETGQFQYHGQLEGSQSATYYLLILQGKEFLATPAGSWYNFNKVAQYKQLTLEEAEEKMKNRRKTADGYQRWMMKAANNGPAAFGEVDKFDEQESGAGGGKGRKKTAGDEDEGDVSDRGEEDGEDEASRKSRLGLNKKGGDDDEEGPRGGDLDFDDDDIEKGDDWEHEEIFTDDDEAVGNDPEEREDLAPEIPAPPEIKQDDEDEDEADEEEGGLSKSGKELKKLLGRANGMNDSDTEDDDDDDDEEDDDMEDDISPVHAPKKEAPNEKPAEYSTPPKATTSGAGRVTPSSSKSSKSKRKGNGEDSKTPNAAPLKKLKTENEAKPVKDETTVVTKSSLPPKGVSPPVPSKSGSTPPSGPVTEEEIRAVLLQKAPVTTQDLVAKFKSRLKLKEDKDAFAAILRRISKIQKTNGANYVVMRDR from the exons ATGCCGATAGATTTGATATTGAAGCCGTCGTGCAGCGGTTGCGGTTCCACGGTGGATTTATATGGAAGCACTTGCAAGCATCTGACACTTTGCTTGACGTGCGGCAAAGCCATGGCTGAGAATCGAGCCAAGTGCTACGAGTGTGGAACCCCCGTCACTCGTTTGCTTAGG GAATATAATGTCCGGGCAAGTTCCAGtagcattaaaaatcattttattgGCAGATTTCCAACAGGTGTGCCTAATTTTAAGAAGAAGACCGAGAATAAATGGTCATTGCAGAAAGAAGGCCTGCAGGGACGCCAAGTTACTGATGCCATGCGG GAGAAGTATAAAAATAGACCATGGCTGCTGGAGGATGAAACAGGCCAGTTTCAGTACCATGGTCAACTAGAGGGTTCGCAGTCAGCTACATATTACCTCCTGATTCTTCAGGGAAAAGAATTTCTTGCTACTCCTGCTGGTTCTTG GTACAACTTTAACAAAGTGGCTCAGTATAAGCAACTCACTTTGGAGGAGGcagaagaaaagatgaaaaataGAAGGAAAACTGCTGATGGCTACCAAAGATGGATGATGAAAGCAGCAAACAATGGACCTGCTGCCTTTGGTGAAGTTGATAAGTTTGATGAACAGGAAAGTGGAGCTGGTGGTGGGAAGGGACGCAAAAAAACTGCTGGGGATGAGGATGAAGGCGATGTTTCAGATAGAGGAGAGGAAGATGGAGAAGATGAGGCATCAAGAAAAAGTCGGCTGGGACTTAATAAAAAAGGTGGGGATGATGATGAGGAGGGGCCAAGGGGAGGCGACCTGGattttgatgatgatgatatCGAAAAGG GCGATGATTGGGAGCATGAAGAAATATTTACAGACGATGATGAAGCAGTTGGAAATGATCCTGAGGAACGTGAAGATTTGGCTCCGGAAATTCCTGCTCCACCAGAAATCAAGCAG GATGATGAGGATGAGGATGAAGCAGATGAAGAGGAGGGAGGGCTAAGCAAATCTGGAAAAGAGCTGAAGAAACTGCTTGGGCGAGCTAATGGAATGAATGATTCAGACACAGAGGATGATGACGACGACGACGACGAAGAAGATGATGAT ATGGAAGATGATATTTCTCCTGTACATGCTCCGAAGAAGGAAGCTCCTAATGAAAAACCAGCTGAGTACAGCACTCCACCAAAAGCAACTACTTCTGGAGCAGGTCGTGTGACACCCTCCTCATCAAAATCTTCAAAGAGTAAGAGAAAAGGTAATGGAGAGGATTCAAAAACACCTAATGCTGCACCCCTGAAGAAGCTGAAAACAGAAAAT GAAGCAAAACCCGTGAAAGATGAAACCACAGTGGTTACAAAGAGCAGCTTGCCTCCTAAAGGCGTATCTCCACCAGTTCCATCCAAATCTGGATCAACACCACCTTCTGGGCCAGTTACTGAAGAAGAAATCAGGGCTGTTCTGTTGCAGAAGGCTCCAGTGACCACACAAGATCTTGTAGCCAAATTTAAATCCAGGCTAAAACTGAAAGAG GATAAGGATGCATTTGCTGCTATATTGAGAAGAATATCAAAGATACAGAAGACTAATGGGGCCAACTATGTAGTTATGAGGGACAGATGA
- the LOC142518992 gene encoding fumarylacetoacetase-like, producing MVLKSFVEVQPDSHFPIHNLPFGVFKPEPISEPRPGVAIGDYVLDLSIISSAGLFDGKFLKNSDCFNQPNLNKFLELGQPAWREARATLQKLLSADEPTLRDNGILKQIALVPVDKVQMLLPIAIGDYTDFFASKHHAKNCGLIFRGPENPINTNWFHVPIAYHGRASSIVISGTDIIRPRGQGYPTGNSAPYFGPSSKLDFELEMAAVVGPGNELGKPIDINEAADHIFGLVLMNDWSARDIQAWEYVPLGPFLGKSFGTTISPWIVTLDALEPFAIDAPEQNPPSLPYLTEKKSKNYDISLQVSVTPAGHEETYIVTRSNFNNLYWTITQQLAHHTINGCNLRPGDIFGTGTISGPEPESYGCLLELTWNGQKPLSLGRATRTFLEDGDKVIFTGCCKGEGYNVGFGMCSGKILPSPP from the exons ATGGTGCTCAAGTCGTTCGTGGAAGTCCAACCGGACTCTCATTTCCCGATTCATAACCTTCCGTTCGGTGTGTTCAAGCCCGAGCCGATTTCCGAGCCTAGACCGGGCGTCGCCATTGGAGATTACGTCTTGGATCTCTCCATCATCTCCTCTGCCGGTCTCTTCGATggaaaatttctcaaaaattCCGATTGCTTCAATCAG CCTAATCTTAATAAGTTTTTGGAATTGGGACAACCTGCATGGAGGGAAGCTCGTGCTACATTGCAAAAGCTTTTGTCAG CTGATGAACCAACACTGCGTGATAATGGAATCCTAAAACAGATAGCCCTTGTGCCAGTG GATAAGGTCCAAATGCTTCTTCCTATTGCAATAGGGGACTACACGGACTTCTTTGCATCTAAGCATCATGCCAAAAACTGTGGACTTATATTTCGAGGCCCAGAAAACCCAATTAATACAAATTG GTTTCATGTTCCTATTGCTTATCATGGGCGTGCATCATCTATTGTCATTTCTGGAACTGATATCATTCGACCAAG AGGTCAAGGTTATCCAACTGGAAATTCTGCTCCTTATTTTGGACCCTCTAGTAAGTTGGACTTTGAACTGGAAATG GCTGCTGTGGTTGGTCCTGGAAACGAATTGGGGAAGCCCATTGATATCAACGAGGCAGCAGATCATATCTTTGGACTTGTCTTAATGAATGACTGGAGTG CAAGGGATATTCAGGCATGGGAATATGTGCCTCTTGGACCTTTCCTTGGTAAAAGTTTTG GCACGACTATATCTCCATGGATTGTAACATTGGACGCTTTAGAACCATTTGCCATTGATGCTCCAGA GCAGAATCCTCCATCCTTGCCATATCTCACTGAAAAGAAATCCAAGAACTATGATATTTCATTGCAG GTTTCTGTAACACCTGCTGGACACGAAGAAACGTACATAGTCACAAGAAGCAACTTCAATAACTT ATATTGGACAATCACTCAACAACTCGCTCACCATACTATCAATGGTTGCAACTTAAGGCCTGGTGATATCTTTGGAACTGGAACTATTAGTGGTCCG GAACCTGAATCATACGGATGCTTGCTAGAGTTAACCTGGAACGGGCAAAAGCCATTGTCTCTAGGTAGAGCCACTCGTACGTTTCTTGAAGACGGGGACAAAGTCATTTTTACTGGGTGTTGCAAG GGGGAAGGTTACAACGTTGGCTTCGGAATGTGCTCTGGGAAGATTCTTCCGTCACCTCCCTGA
- the LOC142518407 gene encoding acyl-CoA--sterol O-acyltransferase 1-like, which yields MAVDQIKNVIMHWTEGEINSFIKVWLAAYISLFYCYSACKILTGGISRLTCFLPVVCLFLLLPLQLHSMHLGGITAFFLAWLANFKLLMFAFNTGPLASPSISFPRFLAVACLPIKLIQQNTSKKTEKNETSNPNNGNWSVKNYAMKGLLLALIVKTYSFEEYIHPIIILVIYCFHIYFALEIILAIAAAMARGLLGAELEPQFNEPYLSTSLQDFWGRRWNLMVSRILRPTVYLPVLYWSTGIMGRQWAPLLAVMSTFIVSGLMHELIFFYLGRVKPTWEITWFFLLHGVCLNVEIVVKKVVNGRWQLPRLVGTVLTAGFVMVTGFWLFFPQLLRCGGDQRGLAELSAVGAFVKDVARAVGFAVNSRV from the coding sequence ATGGCGGTTGATCAGATAAAGAATGTGATTATGCATTGGACGGAAGGAGAAATCAACAGCTTCATCAAGGTATGGTTAGCAGCATACATATCTTTGTTCTACTGCTATTCTGCCTGCAAGATATTAACCGGAGGAATATCCAGACTCACCTGTTTCCTCCCTGTGGTGTGCCTGTTCCTTCTCCTCCCGTTGCAGTTGCACTCCATGCACCTCGGCGGCATCACCGCCTTCTTTCTCGCTTGGCTTGCCAACTTCAAGCTGTTGATGTTCGCTTTTAACACAGGCCCTTTAGCCAGTCCTTCAATTTCTTTCCCACGATTCCTAGCCGTTGCTTGCCTTCCAATCAAACTCATTCAACAAAACACAAGTAAGAAGACCGAAAAAAATGAAACTTCAAACCCTAACAATGGTAATTGGTCGGTCAAAAACTATGCAATGAAGGGTTTATTATTGGCGTTAATAGTCAAAACATATAGCTTCGAAGAATACATCCATCCAATAATCATTTTGGTTATATACTGTTTCCATATATACTTTGCCTTGGAGATTATACTAGCCATCGCCGCAGCCATGGCTCGCGGCTTGCTCGGAGCGGAGCTCGAGCCACAGTTCAACGAGCCATATCTTTCTACTTCTCTGCAAGATTTCTGGGGGCGTCGGTGGAACCTCATGGTCTCGCGGATACTGCGGCCCACTGTGTACCTTCCCGTTCTATATTGGTCAACGGGAATAATGGGCCGACAATGGGCCCCACTGCTAGCGGTGATGTCCACTTTCATCGTGTCGGGCCTGATGCACGAGCTCATATTTTTTTATCTGGGCCGGGTAAAGCCCACCTGGGAAATCACTTGGTTCTTTTTGCTGCACGGCGTGTGCTTGAATGTTGAGATTGTTGTCAAGAAGGTTGTAAACGGCAGGTGGCAGTTGCCGAGGCTTGTAGGGACAGTCTTGACCGCTGGATTCGTGATGGTCACCGGATTTTGGCTGTTCTTCCCCCAGTTGTTGCGGTGCGGCGGGGATCAGAGGGGGCTGGCGGAGCTATCCGCTGTCGGCGCTTTTGTGAAAGACGTCGCCAGGGCGGTTGGTTTCGCGGTCAACTCAAGAGTATAA
- the LOC142519193 gene encoding uncharacterized protein LOC142519193, which translates to MAQVAGLRPLIPSKTQTACHLQRGPRRNLAASAYSIHTWSSLQQSLNCSGKFSCLFSDNRKQEQARKALESALGEKKMEFEKWDKEIKRREEAGGGGNSGGGGWFRWGRWFGGSDGDHFWQEAQQASLAILGILVVYLIVTKGDVMLAVVFNPLLFALRGTRTGFIILTSKISNMIHPGGENIATPQEEMARNVSAKERVVGKWGSN; encoded by the exons ATGGCACAGGTCGCAGGCCTACGCCCACTAATCCCGAGTAAAACCCAAACTGCGTGCCACCTCCAGCGCGGGCCTCGGCGAAATCTGGCCGCCTCCGCTTACTCAATTCATACCTGGAGTTCTCTTCAGCAAAGTCTCAACTGTAGCGGGAAGTTTTCTTGCCTCTTCTCCGACAACCGCAAGCAG GAACAGGCTCGAAAAGCCTTAGAAAGTGCCCTTGGTGAAAAGAAAATGGAGTTCGAGAAATGGGACAAAGAAATTAAAAGGAGAGAGGAAGCAGGTGGAGGAGGAAATTCAGGAGGTGGTGGCTGGTTTAGATGGGGCAGATGGTTTGGTGGGTCCGATGGAGACCATTTTTGGCAAGAAGCACAACAAGCAAGTCTTGCAATATTAGGTATTCTTGTTGTG TATCTAATAGTGACAAAAGGGGATGTGATGCTTGCTGTTGTATTTAATCCTTTGTTGTTTGCTCTACGTGGAACTCGGACTGGCTTCATCATTTTGACATCAAAGATCTCGAATATGATACATCCTGGCGGGGAAAATATCGCCACACCTCAGGAGGAAATGGCTCGAAATGTTTCCGCCAAAGAACGAGTAGTGGGGAAATGGGGAAGCAATTGA
- the LOC142519757 gene encoding uncharacterized protein LOC142519757: MATGQVESIPVPVSKSVPTEEAPAMEVTETEDVATAVGEPAAPEAEPDKDVADEQAKEVPTEKSADETAVPVVAEPVSVKETHEEAVVVADEVPTEISGDETAVAVVAEPVAVLETHVEAVAEVVPTEKHEEETPVPLVVEPAAVEETQEEATVEPAAEAEPEAPAQAVDSAATVEAVEEPLVPAEKTQE; this comes from the exons ATGGCTACAGGCCAG GTGGAGTCTATTCCGGTCCCAGTTTCAAAGTCCGTCCCAACGGAAGAAGCGCCAGCAATGGAAGTAACAGAAACCGAAGATGTTGCAACAGCAGTGGGGGAACCAGCTGCTCCTGAAGCAGAACCTGATAAAGACGTGGCAGATGAACAAGCCAAAGAAGTTCCAACAGAAAAGTCTGCAGATGAAACAGCTGTTCCAGTGGTGGCAGAGCCGGTTAGTGTTAAGGAGACTCACGAAGAAGCTGTGGTTGTGGCTGATGAAGTTCCAACCGAAATCTCTGGGGACGAAACAGCTGTCGCAGTGGTGGCAGAGCCGGTTGCCGTTTTGGAGACTCACGTAGAAGCTGTGGCCGAAGTTGTTCCGACCGAAAAGCATGAGGAGGAAACCCCTGTTCCATTGGTGGTGGAGCCGGCTGCTGTTGAGGAGACTCAAGAAGAAGCCACCGTCGAGCCAGCTGCTGAGGCTGAGCCAGAGGCTCCAGCTCAGGCAGTGGATTCAGCAGCCACAGTTGAAGCAGTGGAGGAACCGCTTGTTCCAGCTGAGAAAACTCAAGAGTGA
- the LOC142519756 gene encoding E3 ubiquitin-protein ligase UPL5-like codes for MSSSLSKRKLDDYADNVFFFVNPTRMRKDQTILPSSSDSAHSSRTRSSPDDSTRLQFFVRMISDRTLVLHAQCTDTIKTIHEKIQSITGLPIIEQRLIYRGKQLQWEQTLTECEVQKDASLNLVGRMRSTEHPQAWQLINDVVSLIFFLYKNNPPTPILSVPRPKTVKSMLLEFLTMTPQPDSDQAYGHLQIFTASSAPAALVMLYMSCHKPNRDAAEDAIRQFISSSKNVLPKHTYHQCVPIILDFCKLLSLAAGTDDPLYVLCRGSLAAMVECIEIGENKGLIGLRDLFPFVSELAAKLLRDLSLSMESNSFVGPSFSDVKDFAAIVVPVSNEITRHDGYCGPIKVPLCVELHNFPVCYAKEIALLHGIFVDLLRKIDKCLSKVEEHVNLVMKQDGETLFFGWCQYLAILKELNCISKVFFDGVEEFWEIMKHRKSALCYLIVKFAKRSDDHKWILERKEVTNFEARRHLAMMMLPDVKDEYEEMHEMLIDRMHLLSESFEYIANADAEFLHAGLFMEFKNEEATGPGVLREWFFLVCQAIFNPQNALFLACPNDRRRFFPNPASRMNPLHLKYFRFSGRVIALALMHKVQVGIVFDRVFFLLLAGYRISLEDIRDADPYLYSSCKKILEMDAEAVDHDALGLTFVHEIEELGSMKIVELCPGGKSLVVDSKNREHYVDSLIRHRFVVAISEQVSNFAQGFADIMSCRQLQRSFFYCLEPEDLDRMLYGSETAISVDDWKANTDYHGFKETDSQITWFWKIVDRMSAEQKKVLLFFWTSIKYLPIEGFSGLASRLYIYKTSESFDRLPSSHTCFYRLCFPAYPSMTMMRDRLHIITQDHVGCSFGTW; via the exons CTCCATGCGCAGTGCACCGACACCATCAAAACGATTCATGAGAAAATCCAGTCGATCACCGGTTTGCCCATCATCGAACAACGACTAATTTACCGTGGCAAGCAGTTGCAGTGGGAACAGACTTTGACCGAATGCGAGGTACAAAAAGATGCAAGTTTAAATTTGGTTGGCCGGATGCGGAGCACCGAGCACCCCCAGGCCTGGCAGCTAATCAACGATGTCGTTTCTTTGATTTTCTTTCTCTACAAGAACAATCCTCCGACACCCATTCTTTCGGTGCCTCGCCCAAAAACTGTGAAATCGATGCTCCTGGAATTCTTGACTATGACGCCGCAACCAGACTCCGACCAAGCCTATGGACACCTGCAGATTTTTACTGCATCCTCTGCTCCAGCTGCGCTTGTGATGCTCTATATGTCTTGTCATAAACCTAATAGGGATGCTGCGGAAGATGCCATCAGACAGTTTATTAGTTCCAGTAAGAATGTTTTGCCTAAGCATACATATCATCAATGCGTTCCCATAATTTTGGACTTCTGTAAGTTGTTGAGTTTGGCGGCTGGAACTGATGATCCCTTGTATGTATTATGTCGAGGTAGTTTGGCAGCCATGGTGGAATGCATCGAAATCGGAGAAAACAAGGGATTGATTGGACTTCGTGACCTATTCCCTTTCGTTAGTGAGTTAGCGGCCAAGCTGTTGCGTGATTTGTCTTTGAGTATGGAATCGAACTCATTTGTGGGGCCTTCTTTTAGTGATGTGAAGGATTTCGCAGCAATTGTGGTTCCTGTGAGCAATGAGATCACAAGGCATGATGGCTACTGTGGCCCGATTAAAGTTCCCTTGTGTGTGGAGCTCCATAATTTCCCAGTGTGTTACGCTAAGGAGATTGCTCTTTTGCATGGGATTTTTGTTGACTTGTTGAGGAAAATAGATAAGTGCTTGAGTAAAGTTGAGGAGCATGTGAACTTGGTAATGAAACAGGACGGTGAGACTCTTTTCTTTGGATGGTGCCAATACCTAGCTATTCTGAAGGAGCTTAATTGTATTTCAAAAGTTTTCTTTGACGGCGTAGAGGAGTTTTGGGAGATCATGAAGCATAGGAAGAGTGCCTTGTGTTATCTCATTGTTAAGTTTGCCAAGAGAAGTGACGATCATAAGTGGATTCTTGAGCGTAAGGAGGTAACCAATTTTGAGGCAAGGCGGCATTTAGCAATGATGATGCTTCCTGATGTGAAGGATGAATATGAGGAGATGCATGAAATGCTCATCGATCGAATGCATTTGTTGTCAGAATCATTTGAGTACATTGCAAATGCAGATGCAGAGTTTTTACATGCTGGTTTATTCATGGAGTTTAAGAATGAGGAGGCAACAGGTCCTGGTGTACTACGAGAGTGGTTTTTCTTGGTATGCCAAGCGATATTCAACCCTCAAAATGCTCTCTTTTTGGCTTGCCCCAACGATCGTCGAAGGTTCTTTCCAAATCCAG cATCTAGGATGAATCCTTTGCACCTCAAATATTTTCGCTTCTCTGGCAGGGTAATTGCCTTGGCCTTGATGCACAAAGTACAAGTTGGCATAGTGTTTGATCGCGTATTTTTTTTGCTATTGGCTGGATATCGTATTTCATTAGAAGATATTCGAGATGCAGATCCCTATTTGTATAGTAGCTGCAAGAAAATTTTGGAGATGGATGCTGAGGCTGTCGATCATGATGCTTTGGGTCTAACCTTTGTTCATGAAATCGAGGAACTGGGATCAATGAAGATTGTTGAGCTGTGCCCTGGTGGGAAAAGCTTGGTTGTGGATAGTAAAAACAGGGAGCATTATGTTGACTCTCTAATTCGACATCGCTTTGTTGTAGCTATTTCTGAACAGGTATCAAATTTTGCTCAAGGTTTTGCTGATATAATGAGTTGTCGGCAGCTCCAGAGATCTTTCTTCTACTGCTTGGAACCGGAAGATCTTGACAGGATGCTGTATGGCAGTGAAACTGCAATTTCTGTAGATGATTGGAAAGCAAATACAGATTATCATGGCTTCAAAGAAACGGATTCTCAGATAACCTGGTTTTGGAAG ATTGTCGATCGTATGTCGGCAGAGCAGAAAAAGGTTCTCCTCTTCTTCTGGACCTCTATAAAGTATTTACCAATTGAAGGTTTCAGTGGTTTGGCTTCTCGACTTTACATCTATAAGACATCTGAGTCGTTTGATAGGCTTccttcctcgcacacatgctTTTACCGGTTATGTTTCCCTGCTTACCCTTCAATGACCATGATGCGCGATCGTCTTCATATTATTACTCAAGACCATGTAGGTTGCAGCTTTGGAACTTGGTGA